One window of Watersipora subatra chromosome 3, tzWatSuba1.1, whole genome shotgun sequence genomic DNA carries:
- the LOC137391921 gene encoding uncharacterized protein yields MTSDVDETKTQDSLEETKEKGRKKRSMSLYMTSEHTESYYRHRSNSWPPRHSDHACNKSDDYQYWKATISEKHILAVMTNISHIVLGFAITQLGIVGTWYQHYMNFAKDQLQHIVYICVLFIILGVYGMCIVVKRLAITKAHRVAYIVLSTFGIMASCFIMANSFRILVSDRYQSEQTVVVLFDGLMLTLSGFEIPVTLVALYVTTPNPHHPPTPLEKAMSPNNEKALKPHHHICSIFTIILNVAHIVLGLCITELGMVGMMYRNVMNIDNTGLFAVVLISLSFISVGILGIYNQLTGKAFSSCNRSIYTIASLLAAGSAAFIVSVTSLTMSSSHYYTGIEAIVAFDAMILSMSSIELLVTVVAIALCLLPICLAKLGQIR; encoded by the coding sequence ATGACATCTGATGTTGATGAAACAAAAACACAAGACAGCCTGGAAGAAACGAAAGAGAAAGGTCGTAAAAAAAGAAGCATGTCCCTATATATGACTAGTGAACATACTGAGAGCTATTATCGTCATAGATCAAACAGTTGGCCCCCTCGACATAGCGACCATGCTTGTAACAAGAGCGATGACTACCAATACTGGAAAGCGACAATTAGCGAAAAGCACATTTTAGCTGTCATGACAAATATCTCTCACATTGTCCTAGGCTTTGCCATAACTCAGCTCGGTATCGTTGGCACATGGTACCAACACTATATGAACTTTGCCAAGGACCAACTTCAGCACATCGTATATATTTGTGTACTCTTCATAATACTAGGTGTCTACGGAATGTGCATTGTTGTGAAACGCCTAGCGATCACTAAAGCACACAGAGTTGCTTATATTGTTTTATCGACATTTGGCATCATGGCTAGCTGCTTTATAATGGCCAACAGCTTCAGAATTTTGGTATCTGACCGCTATCAATCAGAACAAACTGTTGTTGTATTGTTCGACGGACTCATGTTGACCCTCTCCGGATTTGAAATACCCGTAACGTTAGTCGCACTCTATGTCACCACCCCAAATCCTCATCACCCACCTACACCACTAGAAAAAGCTATGTCACCAAATAATGAGAAAGCGCTGAAGCCACACCATCACATCTGTTCAATTTTCACCATAATTCTAAACGTCGCTCATATAGTTCTCGGCCTGTGCATTACCGAACTAGGCATGGTGGGAATGATGTACAGGAATGTTATGAACATAGATAACACTGGCTTGTTTGCTGTAGTACTTATAAGTCTCAGTTTCATCTCTGTTGGGATACTGGGCATTTACAATCAGCTGACAGGGAAAGCATTTTCTTCCTGCAATCGGTCAATATACACAATTGCTTCTCTGCTTGCCGCTGGCTCAGCTGCTTTTATAGTGAGCGTCACTTCACTAACAATGTCAAGTAGTCATTATTATACTGGTATCGAGGCCATCGTGGCATTCGATGCCATGATACTGAGCATGAGCAGCATTGAACTGCTGGTGACAGTCGTGGCCATTGCACTTTGCCTCCTACCCATTTGTTTAGCCAAACTTGGGCAGATACGCTGA